One window from the genome of Rhodopseudomonas sp. P2A-2r encodes:
- a CDS encoding flagellar hook-basal body complex protein — protein sequence MGIFGALTTSVAGLKANSYALENISGNIANSGTTAFKRIDTSFLDLIPQTGVSQQLAGSVTTESRSTNTIQGSVQSAAVSTYMAINGDGFFAVQKPGSFSDNSPIFTGVNNYTRRGDFSLDKNGYLVNGAGYYLEGVPIDSSTGNPVGSQPQILKFQNDFLPSQATTKIDYRANLASYPLTTKHNSSVVGSELLRPADFVANPRTLGTPAASYTNTGTAGNAKTNYQTPAVPISATTALASVVNTDSLPSGFAPNDTITVNTTNGGVTTANIIQFYTGAAPAPVAGTTFVDLATATVGSLLTTIDTITGNTIPANKSTVSATGVITLNTGVANDVSVKSGATTAFASLGFSGTVTTLRGGGGTAGTGTVIGSDNQVFLDESISGGAATAYDGNGAPVNLQFRWAKIASAAQGGTDTWNLFYQTNPQATGGQTAWVNVGTDFKFGSNGQMQPVVGQITLTGLTVSGVSLGNVTMAFGTGGLTQFADTNGNAQVNQLNQDGYAAGQLQSVSVSNQGRVVGAYSNGRNIDLAEVSVATFNGPNFLKRIDGGAFETTNESGAALFGKGGSISGSSLESSNTDIADEFTKLIVTQQAYSANTKVITTANTMVQDLLNVMR from the coding sequence ATGGGTATCTTCGGCGCTCTCACCACGTCCGTCGCGGGCCTCAAGGCGAATTCCTACGCGCTGGAGAACATTTCCGGCAACATCGCGAACTCCGGGACGACCGCGTTCAAGCGCATCGATACCAGCTTTCTCGATCTCATTCCGCAAACCGGTGTCAGCCAGCAGCTCGCCGGCAGCGTCACCACGGAATCGCGCAGCACCAACACCATCCAGGGCTCGGTGCAGTCGGCGGCGGTGTCGACCTACATGGCGATCAACGGTGACGGCTTCTTTGCCGTGCAGAAGCCCGGCAGCTTCAGCGACAACAGCCCGATCTTCACCGGCGTCAACAACTACACCCGCCGCGGCGACTTCTCGCTCGACAAGAACGGCTACCTGGTCAACGGCGCCGGTTACTATCTCGAGGGTGTGCCGATCGACTCCAGCACCGGCAACCCGGTTGGCAGCCAGCCGCAGATCCTGAAATTCCAGAACGACTTCCTGCCCTCGCAGGCGACCACCAAGATCGACTATCGCGCCAACCTGGCGAGCTATCCGCTCACCACGAAACACAATTCGTCGGTGGTGGGGTCGGAATTGCTGCGCCCGGCGGACTTCGTCGCCAATCCGCGCACCCTGGGAACGCCGGCGGCGTCCTATACCAACACCGGGACCGCCGGCAACGCCAAGACCAACTATCAGACGCCGGCGGTTCCTATCTCGGCGACGACGGCCCTCGCAAGCGTGGTCAACACCGACTCGCTGCCCTCCGGCTTCGCGCCCAATGACACCATCACCGTCAACACCACGAATGGCGGCGTGACCACCGCCAACATCATCCAGTTCTATACCGGTGCGGCGCCGGCGCCCGTCGCCGGCACAACCTTCGTCGATCTCGCGACGGCGACGGTCGGCAGCCTGCTGACCACCATCGACACCATCACCGGCAACACGATCCCGGCCAACAAGTCGACCGTATCTGCGACCGGCGTCATCACGCTGAACACCGGCGTTGCGAACGACGTCTCGGTCAAATCCGGCGCGACCACAGCCTTCGCGTCACTCGGCTTCTCCGGCACGGTCACGACCCTGCGCGGCGGCGGCGGCACGGCGGGCACCGGTACGGTGATCGGCAGCGACAACCAGGTGTTCCTGGACGAGTCGATCAGCGGCGGTGCTGCCACCGCCTATGACGGCAACGGCGCGCCGGTGAACCTGCAGTTCCGCTGGGCCAAGATCGCGTCCGCAGCCCAGGGCGGGACCGACACCTGGAACCTGTTCTACCAGACCAATCCGCAGGCGACGGGTGGGCAGACCGCCTGGGTGAACGTCGGCACCGATTTCAAGTTCGGCTCCAACGGCCAGATGCAGCCGGTGGTCGGCCAGATTACCCTGACCGGCCTCACCGTGAGCGGCGTCTCGCTCGGCAACGTCACCATGGCGTTCGGCACCGGTGGCCTGACCCAGTTCGCCGACACCAACGGCAACGCCCAGGTCAACCAACTGAACCAGGATGGCTACGCCGCCGGCCAGTTGCAGAGCGTCTCCGTCAGCAATCAGGGCCGGGTGGTCGGCGCCTATTCCAACGGCCGCAACATCGATCTGGCCGAAGTCAGTGTCGCGACCTTCAACGGCCCGAACTTTCTCAAGCGCATCGACGGCGGCGCCTTCGAGACCACCAACGAATCCGGCGCGGCACTGTTCGGCAAGGGCGGCAGCATCTCCGGCTCCTCGCTGGAGTCGTCCAACACCGACATCGCCGACGAGTTCACCAAGCTGATCGTGACCCAGCAGGCCTATTCGGCCAACACCAAGGTCATCACGACAGCGAACACCATGGTTCAGGATCTTCTCAACGTCATGCGTTAG
- the flgK gene encoding flagellar hook-associated protein FlgK — translation MSLGDALSIAMAGLRANQASMSLVSSNVANAETPGYVRKTTDQVQTNTGSIGTGVNIVGVNRELDQYILAQLRTETSGASYASLKSSFLQQVQGIYGNPDGTGTLESSFNALTTAVQALSTSPDSSSARIGVINAAQAMASQLNSMSQGLQTLRGAAETGIKDSVSTANNLMKQIATINNQLQTNPLGGTSTDSATAALLDQRDQYVTQLSQLMDIRVTTNSANQVTVFTGSGVQLVGNEAATLSFDAQGTVTPNTTWNSNSALSSLGSIKVSYSNGGSIDLTDTLKSGKMAAYVELRDKTLVQAQTQLDQFAATMSSALSDKTVSGTATAAATVPQGYDINTANLMTGNTVNLTYTDVASNTQRTLTIVRVDDPSVLPLPASTTPNNKVIGIDFSGTSGTVAAQLNAALNGANLNFTSSGSTLSVRNTAGFTTVDAASTTVTQTGLTGNGVEVPLFTDNGKAYSGATTVSGSQITGLAQRLSVNTALSADPSRLVVYSTSPQTPSGDATRANFISQQLNNAKFAYSPQTGVGSAGTPFSGTLLSYMQQITSAQGAAAAAASQVADGQNVVLSTLQQKFTATSGVNMDEEMAHLLSLQNAYSANARVMSTVNDMYKTLMQAF, via the coding sequence ATGAGTCTCGGCGACGCACTCTCAATTGCCATGGCCGGCCTGCGGGCCAATCAGGCCTCGATGTCGTTGGTGTCGTCGAACGTCGCCAACGCCGAGACGCCCGGTTACGTTCGCAAAACCACCGATCAGGTGCAGACCAACACCGGGTCGATCGGCACCGGCGTCAACATCGTCGGCGTCAACCGCGAACTCGATCAGTATATTCTGGCACAGCTGCGCACCGAAACCTCCGGTGCGTCCTACGCTTCGCTGAAGTCCAGTTTCCTGCAGCAGGTGCAGGGCATCTACGGTAACCCCGATGGCACCGGCACGCTGGAAAGCTCGTTCAACGCGCTGACCACGGCGGTGCAGGCGCTCAGCACGAGTCCGGACAGCTCATCGGCCCGGATCGGCGTCATCAACGCCGCGCAGGCGATGGCGTCGCAGCTCAATTCGATGTCGCAGGGTCTGCAGACGTTGCGCGGTGCGGCCGAGACCGGCATCAAGGATTCCGTGAGCACCGCCAACAATCTGATGAAGCAGATTGCCACCATCAACAACCAGCTGCAGACCAACCCGCTCGGCGGCACCTCGACGGATTCCGCCACCGCGGCGCTGCTCGACCAGCGCGACCAGTATGTCACCCAGCTGTCGCAGCTGATGGACATTCGCGTCACCACCAACAGCGCCAACCAGGTGACGGTGTTCACGGGGTCCGGCGTGCAGCTGGTCGGCAACGAGGCCGCCACCCTGTCGTTCGATGCGCAGGGCACGGTGACGCCGAACACGACATGGAATTCCAACTCGGCGCTGAGTTCGCTGGGATCGATCAAGGTCAGCTATTCCAACGGCGGCTCGATCGACCTCACCGACACGCTGAAGTCCGGCAAGATGGCCGCCTACGTCGAGTTGCGCGACAAGACGCTGGTGCAGGCGCAGACCCAGCTCGATCAGTTCGCCGCAACCATGTCCAGCGCGCTGTCCGACAAGACCGTCAGCGGAACGGCCACGGCGGCTGCAACGGTCCCGCAGGGCTACGACATCAACACCGCGAACCTCATGACGGGAAACACCGTCAACCTGACCTATACGGATGTCGCTTCCAACACCCAGCGCACCCTGACGATCGTGCGCGTCGACGATCCCTCGGTGCTGCCGCTGCCGGCCTCGACGACGCCGAACAACAAGGTGATCGGAATCGACTTCTCTGGCACCTCCGGGACGGTGGCGGCGCAGCTCAATGCCGCGCTCAACGGCGCCAACCTGAACTTCACCAGCAGCGGATCGACGCTCAGCGTCCGCAACACCGCCGGCTTCACCACCGTCGATGCCGCGTCGACCACCGTCACGCAAACCGGTCTCACCGGCAACGGGGTCGAAGTGCCGCTGTTCACCGACAACGGCAAAGCCTATTCGGGCGCAACCACCGTGTCAGGGTCGCAGATCACCGGCCTGGCGCAGCGCCTCAGCGTCAATACCGCGCTGAGTGCCGATCCGTCGCGGCTGGTGGTGTACAGCACCTCACCGCAGACGCCCTCCGGCGACGCCACGCGCGCCAACTTCATTTCGCAGCAGTTGAACAACGCCAAATTCGCCTACTCGCCGCAGACCGGCGTCGGCAGTGCCGGCACGCCGTTCAGCGGCACGCTGCTGAGCTACATGCAGCAGATCACCAGCGCGCAGGGCGCCGCCGCGGCAGCCGCGTCGCAGGTCGCCGACGGGCAGAACGTGGTGCTCAGCACGCTGCAGCAGAAGTTCACGGCGACCTCCGGGGTCAACATGGACGAAGAAATGGCGCATCTGCTGTCGTTGCAGAACGCCTACTCAGCCAACGCCCGTGTGATGTCGACGGTCAACGACATGTACAAGACCCTGATGCAGGCATTCTGA
- a CDS encoding flagellin, which yields MSIDGVSGRTSYIGSGILNLRSQLDTLTEQLASGKVSTTYAGQGAGRSLALGLRAQLNSYSAYADTATNVNTRINVANLSLQRLVAITSSVKGAAVSAGNTLDDTGQTPGQKTASLGFYDSVDMLNAQSGDRYLFGGRATDSPPVAPADQIMNGNGTAIAGLKQVISERLQADLGVNANGRVGTSIAALPASQTTINVTQEDVTPVAPAKPSPFGMTVTGISSTISGASFPSTPVVLPAAKSMSVDIGAVNPQNGDTVKFTFKMPDGTSEDIVMTATTTAKTPMDPNTFLIDPGNPQAVPPVAASSAVTAANLNAALATSMKTLANGTMTAASAVQAGNDFFGNPPQRVVGAPGFTNATALVDGTAANTVIWYTGESDTTAGQTDSARGTAVAKIDSGTTVQYGARANEQALRTELQNVAVFAAVTTKVNLSGTPPVTSLNAGDKISALNQRIAQNLAVIPGTQTIQNIQADFAGAQASIKSTTDRQNQSKVISQSLLDSIEGVDNNEIATKILALQTALQASYQTTSDLYKMSLVKFL from the coding sequence ATGTCAATCGATGGCGTAAGCGGACGGACGTCCTACATCGGCTCCGGGATTCTCAACCTGCGCAGCCAGCTCGACACGCTGACCGAGCAGCTGGCCAGCGGCAAGGTCTCCACCACCTATGCCGGGCAGGGCGCCGGTCGCAGCCTCGCACTCGGTCTGCGCGCGCAGCTGAATTCCTATTCGGCCTACGCCGACACGGCGACCAACGTGAACACCCGCATCAACGTTGCCAACCTGTCGCTGCAGCGCCTCGTCGCGATCACGTCGTCGGTCAAGGGCGCGGCGGTGAGCGCCGGCAACACGCTCGACGACACCGGCCAGACCCCCGGCCAGAAGACCGCTTCGCTAGGATTCTACGACTCGGTCGACATGCTCAATGCCCAGTCGGGCGATCGCTATCTGTTCGGCGGTCGCGCCACGGACTCGCCCCCGGTGGCTCCTGCCGACCAGATCATGAACGGCAACGGCACCGCCATCGCCGGCCTGAAGCAGGTGATCTCCGAACGCCTGCAGGCCGACCTTGGCGTCAATGCCAACGGCCGTGTCGGCACGTCGATCGCCGCGTTGCCGGCGTCGCAGACCACGATCAACGTGACCCAGGAAGACGTGACCCCGGTGGCGCCCGCCAAGCCATCGCCTTTCGGCATGACCGTGACCGGAATTTCGAGCACCATCTCCGGCGCGAGCTTTCCATCCACGCCGGTTGTGCTGCCGGCGGCGAAATCCATGTCGGTCGACATCGGCGCGGTGAATCCGCAGAACGGCGACACCGTCAAGTTCACCTTCAAGATGCCCGACGGCACCTCCGAAGACATCGTGATGACGGCGACCACCACGGCGAAGACGCCGATGGATCCCAACACCTTTCTGATCGACCCGGGCAACCCGCAGGCGGTGCCGCCGGTGGCGGCATCGTCGGCGGTGACCGCAGCGAACCTGAACGCCGCGCTGGCGACGTCGATGAAGACGCTAGCCAACGGCACGATGACTGCCGCCTCCGCGGTTCAGGCCGGCAACGACTTCTTTGGCAATCCGCCGCAGCGGGTCGTCGGCGCCCCGGGCTTCACGAACGCGACCGCGCTGGTGGACGGCACCGCGGCCAACACCGTGATCTGGTACACAGGCGAGAGCGACACCACTGCGGGCCAGACCGATTCGGCGCGCGGCACCGCGGTGGCGAAGATCGACTCCGGCACCACCGTGCAGTACGGCGCACGTGCCAACGAGCAGGCGTTGCGCACCGAGTTGCAGAACGTCGCGGTGTTCGCCGCGGTCACGACGAAGGTGAATCTGTCCGGCACCCCGCCGGTGACCAGCCTGAATGCCGGCGACAAGATCTCCGCGCTCAACCAGCGTATCGCGCAGAACCTTGCCGTGATCCCCGGCACCCAGACCATCCAGAACATCCAGGCTGATTTTGCCGGTGCCCAGGCCTCGATCAAATCGACCACCGACCGCCAGAACCAGAGCAAGGTGATTTCGCAGTCGCTGCTGGATTCCATCGAGGGCGTCGACAACAACGAGATCGCCACCAAGATCCTCGCGCTGCAGACCGCATTGCAGGCGTCGTACCAGACGACGTCCGACCTCTACAAAATGAGCCTGGTAAAGTTTCTCTAA
- a CDS encoding DUF1522 domain-containing protein, which yields MMSVTLSNSVRQNLLSLQSTAELLSTTQSRLSSGKKVNSALDNPTNFFTAAGLDSRASDINNLLDGIGNGVQILNAASTGITSLNKLVDSAKSIANQALQTTSGYATKSNVSTTIAGATSDDLRGTTAFDSTVASGNVIASAAAGGNTGVAITNKLGGAIGSVAASAAVNVVPAANAAATVGTALFNTTSGSLVAGTAISAIATTSGGASSGPVAGDSIVVDGKTITFGASGSATADTNGNYTIGVDQTVGSLLSTIDTINGNTTNASSVGSGAITLNTGTNRALTIADGSTGTLAKLGLTAGTTALGTGTSGNITGATKLFNTVGGLSTTAISDGTSLSVNGKTITFKALAPPTANSLATGNSGVSGNIATDGSGNSTIYLGTSSTYTSATVSDLLTAVDLASGVKSASNTAGVATITTNSSQSASAVAAGIVTLNSSTGANLNLSGPADLLKQIGLTTATGSGSVSVTAQRVTSSSTVANQIQDGSTLNVNGKTITFKNAATPAASSTHTGVSGNVETDGSGNSTVYLQSATVSDVLTAVDLATGVQTASLASTGATLKTTAGTTNSTLSAGGALKLSTGLTSDLKISGTGNALSALGLTGATGTDSSFSASRAASASGINGKTLTFSAFKGGSATSVTFGDGTNGTVKSLAQLNAQLSANNLTASVDNSTGKLTIAASNDYASSTLGQADGGAIGGNAASTLSFTSAQAPVADPTAQNTRAGLVKQFNDILTQINTTAQDASFNGVNLLGGDTLKLTFNETGKSTLNIQGVTFGATGLGLASLSAGSDFIDNSSTNKVLSTLNTASTTLRSQASALGSNLSIVQARQDFSKSLINVLQAGSSNLTLADTNEEAANSQALSTRQSIAVSALSLANTSQQSVLQLLR from the coding sequence ATCATGTCCGTCACCCTCTCGAACTCCGTCCGTCAGAACCTGCTCTCCCTGCAGTCGACCGCAGAGCTGCTCTCGACCACCCAGAGCCGCCTGTCGTCCGGCAAGAAGGTCAACTCGGCCCTCGACAATCCCACCAACTTCTTCACCGCCGCCGGCCTCGACAGCCGCGCCAGCGACATCAACAACCTGCTCGATGGCATCGGCAACGGCGTGCAGATCCTGAATGCCGCCTCGACCGGTATCACCTCGCTTAACAAGCTCGTGGACAGCGCGAAGTCGATCGCTAACCAGGCGCTGCAGACCACGTCGGGCTACGCCACCAAGTCGAACGTCTCGACCACGATCGCCGGCGCCACTTCCGACGACCTGCGCGGCACCACCGCTTTCGACAGCACCGTTGCCTCCGGCAACGTCATCGCCAGCGCCGCCGCAGGCGGCAACACCGGCGTGGCGATCACCAACAAGCTCGGCGGCGCAATCGGTTCCGTCGCTGCCTCCGCTGCCGTTAACGTTGTCCCGGCGGCCAACGCTGCCGCTACCGTCGGTACAGCGCTGTTCAACACGACGAGCGGTTCATTGGTAGCAGGCACTGCGATCAGTGCGATCGCTACTACGAGCGGTGGTGCTTCGTCCGGTCCGGTCGCAGGCGACTCGATTGTCGTCGACGGCAAGACCATCACCTTCGGTGCGTCCGGCTCGGCGACGGCGGATACCAACGGCAACTACACCATCGGCGTCGACCAGACGGTCGGCTCGCTGCTGTCGACCATCGACACCATCAACGGCAACACGACGAACGCGTCCTCCGTCGGATCCGGCGCGATCACGCTGAACACCGGCACCAACCGCGCGCTGACGATTGCCGACGGCTCAACCGGTACGCTGGCCAAGCTTGGCCTCACCGCAGGCACGACTGCTCTGGGCACCGGCACGTCTGGAAACATCACTGGCGCCACCAAGCTCTTCAACACCGTGGGTGGCCTGAGCACGACTGCGATCTCCGATGGCACCTCGCTGTCGGTGAACGGCAAGACCATCACCTTCAAGGCGCTGGCTCCTCCGACCGCCAACAGCCTGGCCACCGGCAACAGCGGCGTGTCCGGCAACATCGCCACCGACGGTAGCGGCAACTCGACGATCTACCTCGGCACCAGCTCGACCTACACCTCTGCTACGGTCAGCGACCTGCTCACCGCGGTGGATCTGGCCAGCGGCGTGAAGTCGGCGTCCAACACCGCTGGTGTCGCCACGATCACGACCAACAGCTCGCAATCCGCATCCGCTGTTGCCGCCGGCATCGTCACCCTGAACAGCTCGACCGGCGCCAATCTCAACCTGAGCGGCCCCGCCGACCTCCTGAAGCAGATCGGACTGACCACCGCAACTGGATCCGGTTCGGTTTCGGTCACCGCCCAGCGTGTCACCAGCAGCTCGACGGTGGCCAACCAGATCCAGGACGGATCGACCCTGAACGTGAATGGCAAGACCATCACCTTCAAGAACGCCGCCACCCCGGCAGCGTCCTCAACCCACACCGGCGTCAGCGGCAACGTTGAAACCGACGGCAGCGGCAACTCCACCGTCTACCTGCAGAGCGCGACGGTTTCCGACGTGCTGACGGCGGTTGACCTTGCGACCGGCGTGCAGACCGCCTCGCTCGCCTCGACCGGCGCCACCCTGAAGACCACGGCCGGCACCACCAACTCGACGCTGAGCGCCGGCGGAGCCCTCAAGCTCAGCACGGGTCTCACCAGCGACCTGAAGATCTCCGGCACCGGCAACGCCCTGAGCGCCCTTGGCCTCACCGGCGCCACCGGCACCGACAGCTCCTTCAGTGCCTCGCGCGCTGCGTCCGCTAGCGGCATCAACGGCAAGACCTTGACCTTCAGCGCCTTCAAGGGCGGTTCGGCGACCAGCGTCACCTTCGGCGACGGCACCAACGGCACCGTCAAGTCGCTGGCCCAGCTCAACGCGCAGCTGTCCGCCAACAACCTGACGGCATCGGTCGACAACTCGACCGGCAAGCTGACGATCGCGGCGTCGAACGACTACGCGTCCTCGACCCTGGGTCAGGCCGATGGCGGTGCGATCGGCGGCAACGCGGCTTCGACGCTGAGCTTCACATCGGCTCAGGCGCCGGTGGCCGATCCGACCGCGCAGAACACCCGCGCGGGCCTGGTGAAGCAGTTCAACGACATCCTGACGCAGATCAACACCACTGCCCAGGACGCCTCGTTCAACGGCGTCAACCTGCTCGGTGGCGACACCCTGAAGCTGACGTTCAACGAAACCGGCAAGTCCACCCTGAACATCCAGGGCGTCACCTTCGGCGCGACCGGCCTCGGCCTGGCCTCGCTGTCGGCTGGCTCGGACTTCATCGACAACTCCAGCACCAACAAGGTGCTGTCGACCCTGAACACCGCCAGCACCACGCTGCGGTCCCAGGCCTCGGCTCTCGGCTCCAACCTGTCGATCGTGCAGGCCCGTCAGGACTTCTCGAAGAGCCTGATCAACGTGCTGCAGGCCGGCTCGTCGAACCTGACGCTGGCCGACACCAACGAGGAAGCGGCCAACAGCCAGGCGCTGTCGACCCGCCAGTCGATCGCGGTGTCCGCACTGTCGCTCGCCAACACCTCGCAGCAGAGCGTGCTTCAGCTCCTGCGCTGA
- a CDS encoding DUF1522 domain-containing protein, with the protein MSVVLSSAVRQNLLSLSATADLLSTTQSHLSTGKKVNTALDNPTNFFTAAGLDSRASDINNLLDGIGNGVQILNAASTGISSLSKLVDSAKSIANQALQTTSGYSTKSNVSTTITGATSDDLRGTTTYTNASATGNVLYDGAAGGTTAITSATKLGGTQATLNGASISNNGTGTPALATTTLLYDAASATGALSTKAATQFTDGATLTVNGKTITFSQTAVPGAAALASGSSLTSTNVVTDSSGNSTIYSGASATTSTATLGDLLAAVDVASGAQTVTAINASTKVATLAGTASSVTAGVAPAGNLSLKTGTASPLSISGKADILNVLGLTTSVGSGIATASANPDTAAGSLGSLVQAGSTLNVDGKTITFSDKKSTDVNAIATGSGKPSGAKLTTDGNGNSTVFLGDATVADLLSAIDLASGTSTATISASVATVTTTGTASSVATSGALKLSTGTAKDLTISGTGNTLAALGLNGSTGTDSSFTASRAASTGGVNGKTLTFGAFNGGSAVNVTFGDGTNGTVKSLSDLKTALSANNLDATLDSAGKLTISASNDYASSTLGSTASGGAIGGTLTSSLTFSTASAPVADATAQTTRAGLVKQYNDILTQISSTAQDASFNGVNLLGGDTLKLTFNETGKSTLNIQGVTFGATGLGLASLTAGTDFIDNSATNKTLATLNTASTTLRSQASALGSNLSIVQTRQDFSKSLINVLQTGSSNLTLADTNEEAANSQALSTRQSIAVSALSLANTSQQSVLQLLR; encoded by the coding sequence ATGTCAGTCGTTCTCTCATCCGCAGTCCGTCAGAACCTGCTCTCGCTGTCGGCCACCGCAGACCTGCTTTCGACCACCCAGAGCCACCTGTCCACCGGCAAGAAGGTGAACACCGCGCTCGACAATCCCACGAACTTCTTCACGGCCGCCGGCCTCGACAGCCGCGCCAGCGACATCAACAACCTGCTTGATGGCATCGGCAACGGCGTGCAGATCCTGAACGCCGCTTCGACCGGCATCTCCTCGCTGAGCAAGCTGGTCGACTCCGCCAAGTCCATCGCCAACCAGGCGCTGCAGACCACCTCGGGCTACTCCACCAAGTCGAACGTCTCCACCACCATCACCGGTGCGACGTCTGACGACCTGCGCGGCACCACCACCTACACCAACGCCTCGGCCACCGGCAACGTGCTCTATGACGGCGCCGCTGGCGGCACCACCGCCATTACCTCCGCGACCAAGCTCGGCGGCACCCAGGCGACCTTGAACGGCGCGTCGATCTCCAACAACGGTACCGGCACCCCGGCGCTGGCGACAACCACCCTCCTGTACGATGCTGCCAGCGCCACCGGCGCGCTCAGCACCAAGGCAGCAACACAGTTCACCGACGGCGCGACGCTGACGGTTAACGGCAAGACCATCACCTTCAGCCAAACCGCCGTTCCCGGCGCGGCCGCGCTTGCTTCGGGCTCCAGCCTGACCAGCACCAACGTTGTCACCGACTCCAGCGGCAACTCCACGATCTATTCCGGCGCCAGCGCGACCACCTCGACCGCCACGCTCGGCGATCTGTTGGCTGCCGTCGACGTCGCAAGCGGCGCCCAGACGGTTACGGCAATCAACGCAAGCACCAAGGTCGCAACCCTTGCTGGTACGGCGAGCTCCGTGACCGCCGGCGTGGCTCCCGCAGGTAACCTGAGCCTGAAGACCGGCACCGCGTCGCCGCTGTCGATCAGCGGCAAGGCTGACATCCTGAACGTCCTCGGTCTGACCACCTCGGTCGGCAGCGGTATCGCAACGGCAAGTGCCAACCCGGATACCGCCGCTGGCAGCCTTGGTTCGCTGGTTCAGGCCGGCTCGACCCTCAATGTCGACGGTAAGACGATCACGTTCTCGGACAAGAAGTCCACCGACGTGAACGCCATTGCCACCGGCAGCGGCAAGCCGAGCGGTGCGAAACTCACCACCGACGGCAACGGCAATTCGACCGTTTTCCTGGGTGATGCCACCGTCGCTGACCTGCTCTCCGCCATCGATCTGGCCAGCGGCACCAGCACAGCCACCATCTCCGCCTCTGTTGCCACCGTCACCACGACGGGCACGGCGTCTTCGGTCGCCACCTCCGGCGCTCTGAAGCTCTCCACCGGAACGGCCAAGGATCTCACGATCAGCGGCACCGGCAACACGCTGGCCGCGCTCGGCCTGAACGGCTCCACCGGCACCGACTCCTCGTTCACCGCATCCCGCGCGGCGAGCACCGGTGGCGTCAACGGCAAGACCCTGACCTTCGGTGCCTTCAACGGCGGCTCCGCGGTCAATGTCACCTTCGGTGACGGCACCAACGGCACCGTGAAGTCGCTCTCCGACCTCAAAACGGCACTGTCGGCCAACAACCTCGACGCCACGCTTGACTCCGCCGGCAAGCTGACGATCTCGGCGTCGAACGACTACGCGTCCTCGACTCTGGGCTCGACCGCTTCCGGTGGTGCGATCGGCGGCACGCTGACCAGCTCGCTGACCTTCTCCACCGCTTCGGCTCCCGTTGCCGACGCGACCGCACAGACCACCCGTGCGGGCCTGGTGAAGCAGTACAACGACATCCTGACGCAGATCAGCTCGACTGCCCAGGACGCTTCGTTCAACGGCGTCAACCTGCTCGGTGGCGACACCCTGAAGCTGACGTTCAACGAAACCGGCAAGTCCACCCTGAACATCCAGGGCGTCACCTTCGGCGCGACCGGCCTCGGCCTGGCCTCGTTGACGGCAGGCACGGACTTCATCGACAACTCGGCGACCAACAAGACCCTTGCCACCCTGAACACCGCCAGCACCACGCTGCGGTCCCAGGCCTCGGCTCTTGGTTCGAACCTGTCGATCGTGCAGACCCGTCAGGACTTCTCGAAGAGCCTGATCAACGTGCTGCAGACCGGCTCGTCGAACCTGACGCTCGCCGACACCAACGAGGAAGCGGCCAACAGCCAGGCGCTGTCGACCCGCCAGTCGATCGCGGTGTCCGCGCTGTCGCTCGCCAACACCTCGCAGCAGAGCGTGCTTCAGCTCCTGCGCTGA